One Hordeum vulgare subsp. vulgare chromosome 4H, MorexV3_pseudomolecules_assembly, whole genome shotgun sequence DNA window includes the following coding sequences:
- the LOC123446195 gene encoding wall-associated receptor kinase 2-like, translating into MKHQHHHTAIFFSAAAALLLVLLPLSARAAAAPAPLLAKSACDTSCGNISVWYPFGIGPSYCYHSPGFNLTCDRSSNPPRLLLGDGTLQVSQLYNSQVEVVYTGELNGTLGGGLSDSGPYTVSDVNNLILVGCNARATLRNGDMIMSSCASFCQNGDDSYIPSFRESRMRCSGWGCCQAPIVVNREVLAGSGQLVPITSYDVELESFGWNRSDGRARVIVASNGWFDALSGSRQKKHSIQAPFVLEWEIIIDSHDNGTQGLQSSAGCARACRSNHTICTQGQRGGYLCSCRRGYQGNPYITRGCQDIDECKRSEHYGCFGQCTNTVGSFQCHCQQGTSGDPNTRGGCFNFLIGAGASASNCSTSCGNMSVPYPFGIGPPKCYLPGFNLTCDTSRDPPQLMLGTLRVVDISLPNNTLRVINTDQLLLCGARIGMRLTHLWMGHGDTMPYSLSTNNELIVTGCSVQAGLSVGDSNRAILGGCSSFCSANENGTFDAASAAGIDDDYCYGLGCCQARISMSKNGMPSEFWFKSLQICASDKEYPDAYTFIAEEGWFNKRRVFSQLPRSSWRENQGAILHVPLGLDWEVLQLQSSGLGLKTNGSSQQYIKCPGICKSKNSLCKPRIRGYSCHCNTGNPYLVEGCKGGGRTKFKGMSIIIGIAAGSGLVLLFLTGMFIKKKLKHRRSQMLKRKFFQQNRGQLLQQLVSQSAGIAERMIITLEELEKATHCFDKDLIVGGGGHGIVYKGILSNQHIVAIKKPKKVIQKEIDGFINEVAILSQINHRNVVKLYGCCLETEVPMLVYEFISNGTFYEHLHVEGPKSLSWNDRLRIATEAAKSLAYLHSDASIPIVHRDVKSANILLDDTLTAKVADFGASRCIPMDIFGVMTMAQGTRGYWDPMYFYTGRLTEKSDVYSFGVVLVELLTRKKPFLYLSSDDESLVAHFVTLFEKGQLMQILDPQVMDEGREKVKEVATIAVACVKLRGEDRPTMRQVELTLNGAHASTEQSSDNIYPATKGESNTEGSTRQYSMEHEFILSAEYPRWFRLHANETASFKSVLGISLH; encoded by the exons ATGAAGCACCAACACCACCACACTGCCATCTTCTTTTCGGCGGCAGCGgcgctgctgctggtgctgctgccgCTGTCCGCCAGAGCTGCAGCTGCACCGGCGCCGTTGTTAGCGAAGTCAGCCTGCGACACTAGCTGCGGCAACATAAGCGTGTGGTACCCGTTCGGTATTGGCCCGTCCTACTGCTACCACTCGCCGGGGTTCAACCTCACCTGCGACCGGTCAAGCAATCCGCCGCGGCTCCTCCTTGGCGACGGCACCCTTCAGGTCTCCCAGCTCTACAACAGCCAGGTAGAAGTCGTCTATACCGGCGAGCTTAACGGCACGCTCGGTGGCGGCCTCAGCGACAGCGGGCCGTACACGGTGTCGGACGTTAACAACCTCATCCTCGTCGGCTGCAACGCCCGCGCGACGCTCAGGAACGGCGACATGATCATGAGCAGCTGCGCCTCCTTCTGCCAAAACGGGGACGACTCGTACATCCCGTCATTCCGGGAGAGCAGGATGCGGTGCTCCGGCTGGGGCTGCTGCCAGGCGCCCATCGTCGTCAATCGCGAGGTGCTGGCTGGTTCAGGCCAGCTCGTCCCCATCACGTCCTACGACGTGGAGCTCGAGTCTTTCGGGTGGAACCGCAGCGACGGCCGCGCGCGCGTGATCGTCGCGTCCAACGGCTGGTTTGATGCGTTGAGCGGCTCGCGGCAGAAGAAGCACTCCATACAAGCTCCCTTTGTGCTCGAATGGGAGATCATCATCGATAGCCACGACAACGGCACGCAAGGATTGCAGAGCTCGGCCGGGTGCGCTAGAGCCTGCAGGAGCAACCACACCATCTGCACACAAGGCCAAAGAGGCGGCTACTTGTGCTCCTGCAGAAGGGGATACCAGGGCAATCCTTATATCACCAGGGGATGCCAAG ACATCGATGAATGCAAGCGGTCAGAACATTATGGGTGCTTCGGCCAATGTACCAATACAGTTGGTTCGTTTCAGTGCCACTGCCAACAGGGAACCAGTGGCGACCCCAATACGCGTGGTGGCTGCTTCAATTTCCTCATAG GTGCAGGTGCAAGTGCAAGTAACTGTAGCACATCATGCGGCAACATGAGTGTGCCATACCCATTTGGCATAGGCCCGCCCAAGTGCTACCTGCCAGGTTTTAACCTCACATGCGACACAAGCCGCGACCCCCCACAACTGATGCTGGGTACACTCCGAGTTGTCGACATCTCTCTCCCTAACAACACATTGCGCGTCATCAATACCGATCAACTACTTCTTTGCGGTGCCAGAATCGGGATGAGGCTCACACATCTCTGGATGGGCCATGGTGACACAATGCCCTACTCGTTGTCAACCAACAATGAGCTCATTGTCACCGGCTGCAGCGTGCAGGCGGGGCTGTCCGTCGGGGATAGCAATCGGGCAATCCTCGGTGGTTGCTCGTCCTTTTGTTCCGCAAACGAAAATGGAACCTTTGATGCCGCGAGTGCAGCTGGCATTGACGACGACTACTGCTATGGCTTGGGTTGCTGCCAAGCACGCATCTCCATGTCCAAGAATGGCATGCCTAGTGAATTCTGGTTCAAGTCGCTCCAAATTTGTGCCTCTGATAAGGAATATCCAGACGCATACACGTTCATCGCAGAGGAAGGTTGGTTCAACAAGCGTCGAGTCTTTTCACAGCTTCCCAGATCCTCATGGAGAGAAAATCAAGGAGCCATACTGCATGTCCCCTTAGGTCTAGACTGGGAGGTCTTGCAATTGCAATCTAGTGGCTTGGGGTTGAAAACTAACGGGAGCTCGCAACAATATATCAAGTGTCCGGGCATCTGTAAGAGCAAGAACAGCCTCTGCAAACCAAGGATTAGAGGCTATTCGTGCCACTGCAACACTGGCAACCCTTATCTTGTTGAGGGATGCAAAG GTGGTGGCCGCACAAAATTTAAAG GTATGAGCATCATCATAGGAATTGCTGCTGGATCTGGACTTGTACTTCTTTTTCTCACCGGAATGTTTATTAAGAAGAAACTGAAACACCGGCGGTCTCAAATGTTAAAGCGTAAGTTCTTCCAACAAAATCGTGGACAACTGTTGCAGCAATTGGTATCCCAAAGTGCTGGTATTGCGGAAAGGATGATCATAACCTTAGAAGAGCTAGAAAAGGCAACACATTGTTTTGATAAAGATCTCATTGTTGGTGGTGGAGGGCATGGTAttgtttacaaagggattttatcgaACCAACATATTGTGGCCATCAAGAAACCCAAGAAGGTGATCCAGAAGGAGATCGATGGGTTTATCAATGAGGTAGCTATCCTATCACAAATCAACCATAGGAATGTAGTAAAACTCTATGGTTGTTGTCTTGAAACTGAAGTCCCGATGTTGGTCTATGAGTTCATATCAAATGGGACCTTTTACGAGCATCTTCATGTCGAAGGACCGAAATCATTGTCTTGGAATGATAGGTTGCGGATTGCCACTGAGGCAGCAAAATCTCTCGCATATCTTCACTCAGATGCATCAATACCTATTGTTCATAGAGATGTCAAGTCTGCTAACATACTTTTGGATGATACCCTGACAGCAAAGGTAGCAGATTTTGGAGCTTCAAGGTGCATTCCAATGGATATATTTGGGGTTATGACAATGGCCCAAGGTACGAGAGGATACTGGGATCCTATGTACTTTTATACAGGGCGGCTAACTGAGAAAAGTGATGTTTACAGCTTTGGGGTCGTCCTTGTGGAACTGCTAACCAGGAAGAAACCATTTTTGTATTTGTCCTCGGACGACGAGAGCCTTGTTGCACATTTTGTTACATTGTTCGAAAAAGGACAATTGATGCAGATATTAGATCCACAAGTTATGGACGAAGGACGCGAAAAAGTCAAAGAAGTGGCTACTATCGCAGTTGCATGTGTCAAATTAAGAGGGGAGGATCGTCCTACCATGAGACAAGTGGAGTTGACACTCAATGGCGCACATGCATCTACGGAGCAAAGTTCAGATAATATATATCCAGCAACAAAGGGCGAAAGCAACACCGAGGGGTCGACTAGACAATACAGTATGGAGCATGAGTTCATCTTATCTGCAGAGTACCCTCGGTGGTTTCGCCTACATGCAAATGAGACGGCCTCTTTTAAATCCGTACTAGGGATTTCTTTGCATTAA